The following is a genomic window from Opitutus sp. GAS368.
CACTGCCAGTGCGCGCCCTCCGTCGACCAGCCCACGACGGCTGCTTCGGCACGTTTTCGCGGTGCTGTTTGCCACCCAGATCATGAGCAGCACCCTCCCGGGGGCCATTGTCTATTGGGATACAAACGGCACCACCGCGGGCGCCGGTGGCCCCACGCCCAGCGGCACTTGGTCCACCGCAAATGGTGCGGCCAACAAGCGCTGGAGCACCAGTTCCGCCGGCACCGCCACCACCTCCAGCTGGACATCGGGCAACGACGCCGTCTTCAGCGCCGGCACCGACGCCACCGGGGCATTCACTGTCACGGTCAGCGGCACGCAGAATGTTTCCAGTATCACGGTCAATCTTGGTTCTCCCACGCTGTCGTCCGGCAACATCAACTTCAGCACTGCCACGCCCAACGTCCTGGTCGCCGCCGGCAGCACGCTCACTTTCGGCAGCGCGCTGACCAGCACCAGCAACAATCTCACCCTCGGCAGCTCCGCTTTCACCGGCACGACCGTCTTTTCCGCCAACACCTCCCTCAGCGGCACTGTCACGCTCGCCGGCGGCACCCTGACGCTCGGCGGCACCAGCTCAACCTTCGGCACACTGAACGTGACGGGAAACAGCACCATCGACTTCGCCGGCACCAACACCCTCAACGTCACCACGCTTACCATCAGCGCGGGTGTCACCCTCACTATCCAGAACTGGACCCGGGCCTCGGACTTCTTCTACGCCACCAACTGGACCGGGGCGACGCCGAATGTCATGGGCAGCGCGCCGATGAACCAGGTCACCTTCAACGGCTTCACCGCCAGCCAGACCGGCTGGGATTCCTACGACAACCAGATCCGACCCAACGTCCCAGAGGCGCGGACCTACGGCGCGCTCCTGCTCGGCGCGCTCACGACTGTCTTCGTGGGGCGCCGGCTAATGCGTCGCCCCGCCGGCCACGCGGACATCCCGCCGGATTTTTAGCGCCACCGCGAGCACCACCGCGATCGCCGCTGTCATTGTATCGAGCGGCAGGCTGGGTTGCCCCGGCTTCGCTTGTTCCGGCAGGAACGGCACGTGGATGAACCCGCCGCGCACTTTCTTCCGGTCCTGCAGGGCGTGCATCAGGCCGTAGAAAACGTGGTTGCAGACGAAGGTGCCCGCCGTCTGCGACACCGTCGCCGGGATGCCGCGGCGGCGCAGCTCCTCCGTGATGGCCTTGATGGGCAGCGAGGACCAATACGCCGCCGGCCCGCCGCGCACGATGGGCCGGTCGACCGGCTGCCGCCCGGCGTTGTCGGCGATGCGCGCGTCGTCCACGTTGATCGCCACGCGCTCCGGCGTGATCTCGGCCCGCCCGCCCGCCTGCCCGGTGCAAATGACCAGCACCGGTTTCGTCGCGCGGATCTGCTT
Proteins encoded in this region:
- the pcp gene encoding pyroglutamyl-peptidase I codes for the protein MAKKSKTVLLTGFEPFGGESVNPSGEIARQLHGTVIAGHRVVGALLPCVFGAAIAELKKQIRATKPVLVICTGQAGGRAEITPERVAINVDDARIADNAGRQPVDRPIVRGGPAAYWSSLPIKAITEELRRRGIPATVSQTAGTFVCNHVFYGLMHALQDRKKVRGGFIHVPFLPEQAKPGQPSLPLDTMTAAIAVVLAVALKIRRDVRVAGGATH